CAGGGCAGATTTAAATGAAATGTAAACTTAAGagtataaaaaataaacagcCTGAACGAAATAAACTTTACTGACACTACCAATTTTCTGACAATATTCTGATAAATTCAGATGTCTTTTTCACTTACTATTTCCTTTAAGATTTACGCCATAGAAGGCTATATATCTATACCATATACTAAATCCGGGCCTAAACACTAGAATCTACGccctttattttttcagataCATGCGCTGATGCCCTACATGCTGACCTAAGACTTGTTCATCAAACAAAAAGGAGATGAGTAAGCCCGGAAAAGACAACGTTTTCTCTTATACAGACACTTTTTTAATATAGTAACAAGATTTGCTTCTGTTAACATCATAGTGGCTTCTTCAAAAACCATCGTCTTTTCTAACTCTGGTTAATTACACAAGTATTAGTCCTTAAAGCCGCAcacgtttctttttccgagaatgaaaaatttttcactttgacaaaaaataagaaatacAAAAGTATAAATAGTTGGATAATTTGCCCTTCTGAGAACTGTCCAGATCGTTATCTAAAATAGAACCTTGGTGGTTCACTCCAGTTTCGTGGGCTTGTGCATTTTCACGTAGTAAACTGGGAGCTTTCTTTGTTTAGGTTgtacttttcttctctcttATTCTACATAGCGTAACTATAAAAGTCTGCCTATTCTCATATACGCAAGTCATCTCATCCGTCTCATTCTTATTTTAGCATAAGGAAAGAGTCAATTGAAGGTTAAGAATAGTAAATATTATCAGTGCATTTAATAGCTTCGGGAAATACACAAAAACAATGGCCGCTGTTAGAGACTACAAGACTGCCTTGGAATTTGCCAAGAGCTTGCCAAGACTGGATGGTTTGTCAGTCCAGGAATTGATGGACTCCAAGACCAGAGGGGGGTTGACTTATAAcgattttttggttttacCAGGTTTGGTCGATTTCCCATCCTCTGAAGTTAGTCTACAGACTAAGTTGACAAAGAATATCACTTTGAACACtccatttgtttcttcCCCAATGGACACTGTCACAGAATCAGAAATGGCCATCTTCATGGCCTTGTTGGGTGGTATAGGTTTCATTCACCACAACTGTGCTCCCGAAGACCAAGCCGACATGGTCAGAAGAGTCAAGAACTATGAAAATGGGTTTATTAATAACCCTATTGTGATTTCTCCAACCACCACGGTTGGTGAAGCTAAAAGTATGAAGGCAAAGTTTGGCTTTTCCGGTTTCCCCGTTACAGAAGATGGTAAGAGAAACGGAAAGTTAATGGGTATCATCACTTCTCGTGATATACAATTCATTGAAGACAACTCTTTACTCGTTCAAGATGTCATGACTAAGAACCCTGTTACCGGTGCACAAGGTATTACATTGTCTGAAGGTaatgaaattttaaagaaaatcaaaaaggGTAAGCTATTGATTGTTGACGACAAAGGAAACTTAGTCTCCATGCTATCCAGAACCgatttaatgaaaaatcaaaactaCCCACTAGCCTCTAAATCCGCCACCACAAAGCAATTATTGTGTGGTGCTGCTATTGGTACCATCGATGCTGATAAGGAAAGATTGAGGTTATTGGTTGAAGCTGGTTTGGATGTGGTTATCTTAGATTCTTCTCAAGGTAACTCTGTTTTCCAATTGAACATGATCAAATGGATCAGAGAAACCTTCCCAGATTTAGAAATCATTGCAGGCAACGTTGCGACCAGAGAACAAGCTGCTAACTTGATTGCTGCCGGTGCTGACGGTTTGAGAATTGGTATGGGTTCTGGCTCTATTTGTATCACTCAAGAAGTTATGGCTTGCGGTAGACCACAAGGTACAGCCGTCTACAACGTTTGCGAATTTGCTAATCAATTTGGTGTTCCATGTATGGCCGATGGTGGTGTTCAAAATATTGGTCACATCACCAAGGCTTTGGCCCTTGGTTCTTCTACTGTTATGATGGGTGGTATGTTAGCTGGTACTACCGAATCACCAGGTGAATATTTCTATCAAGACGGTAAAAGGTTAAAGGCCTACCGTGGTATGGGTTCCATTGATGCCATGCAAAAGACTGGTACTAAAGGGAATGCCTCGACCTCTCGTTACTTTTCTGAATCTGACAGCGTTTTGGTTGCACAAGGTGTTTCTGGTGCTGTCGTTGACAAAGGTTCCATCAAGAAGTTTATTCCCTACTTATACAACGGTTTGCAACACTCTTGCCAAGACATTGGTTACAAATCCCTAACTTTATTAAAGGAAAATGTACAAAATGGTAAAGTTAGATTTGAATTCAGAACCGCATCTGCTCAACTAGAAGGTGGTGTTCATAACTTACATTCTTACGAAAAGCGTTTACATAACTAATTAGTAACTTAGATTCATTAAtagtaaaataaaactaaaaaatatacttaCTTAGGTTTCTTCTGCTCGCAGTTTATTTAACAAACAAGTAAAATTTAAAACAGGATTAAAGTcctcttttcattaatctTTTGTCAGTTCGTACCATTTCCTTACTTACTAGTTTTATTAGctcaaattttcattttcagacttcataaaaaaaaagaaggaatatCATGGACTTCATGACAGGAgctattttctttccgCTCTACTTAATATTCTTTCGTAATActtaatcttttcttgttcagcTTCTGATAATGATGGAGGTAGTTTTTCATTGATAAGGTCTTCCTTTCTGGCCTTTTCAAATGTACTTAGTGTTTCATTCAGACCTTCAGTTCCACGGGCCAATGCACCACGAGGTAAGACACCAGcattcattgttttcaagTATTCAACTTTATCACTCTCTTCCCTTAGCACCGAAAACATCCTTGAGACTTTAGCAATAGCCAAGATCTTATTTCTCAATGCCTTTCTTCGGGTTTCGTCTTCTAATATTGCAGATGAGGTTTTTTCACTAGATGAGGTATTGGCTTCCTTTGTAGCTTCTGAGTTTGCCTTTATGCTCTTATCCGCAGCCTGTAGTTCTGATTCTGGGTCAAGCTCCTCTTCGCTACATATGTTTAGTATAGATACTAGCATGCCAGTGACCTTTTCGCCAACAAAAGGTAACGACCAGGTGAAAACATCCATGAAATCAGGTAACCAATAAGGGTGCGGAGACATGTGGAACTGTCTGATATTCATAACGTTATCTTCGTATTTTAACACCGCAGCTTTGTTATGGTAGGTATCCAGATAGTTTGGAGCACTAAACATGGTTATTAAACTTGGAAATCCCGTTACTTTATTGTTCTTATACATCCTGTACCCTGCATCTTGTGCTTCATGTGCTCTGATAATTGATAATAGACCATTCGCTTTTAAGAACTTGCATGATGCCTTAAAAGTGAAAGCAAAAGAGCAACCCCTCAAACTGTTAGGGACGAATTCGTCTTCGCTCGGATCAAATTCGCTACCATCTCTTGCACTGTCGTATTCTTCGATAGGATCGGCCCATAATAAGTCACACATGAGACCACGAGAGGGTATTTCTCGAAATCTATTAACCTTATTAACATCCTCTACCGATTTTAGTTCTGGAGAGATTCCACCATGCACACAAAAATACTGCCCGTTCATTAAAGCTGCTAATGGCAATGCATTGAATGATCTGCAGCAGGCATCATAAACTTCCATGTCGTATTTATGCaacatttcatttttgaaagtaaaaTAAGATGTCAAATGCCTACACTCATGGTTACCTCTTAGCATCCAAAATCTTCCTAGATTACTTAACTTCAGTGAGTATAGATAAATTAAACACTCAAAAGAGAATGCGCCTCTATCGACATAATCCCCCAAGAATAAATAGTCCATTTTACCAGGATCACCACCTACCTCAAACAGCTTCAACAGATCGTAATACTGGCCATGAATATCGCCGCAAATAGTAATCGGTGCTTTGAGTTGTAGTAGATTTGGTTCTTTACTCAGCGATGCAGTTGACATATCTAAGATTTTAATGGCCTGCTCCTTAGAAAGTCGACCTTCATGAAAGAAATGCTCTTTTAAAAAGGCATGATTAGGTAATCCTGTTTTGGAGTCGAATACTTCCTCATCACTTGGAATCCTCCCCGTTATGGGAGGTACAGAAGCGATGGGACGTTCCTTCGTGGAAATAATTTTGCCATTTTCTAGAGCGTATTTTgttaaatcttttctttgttcagTCTTTATGTGAGAATCGTTGGGCTTAATGATTCTGATGCGTGAAGAATTTAAGTCTTTCGACATTGGCGTTGAGAGTGTTTTATGGCAGTTGGGCTATTTTTTAAGAGAAAGAAACCCCGGATAAgcgttttcttttaatagTACTTATAATCTAGGGAATTATTCTAGTACGAATTTGTTTTTCTGTTTGAATGGTTTCTTTAATTAAAATCGTCATGTACTGTGTACGTTTTCCCTATATTCGCCAGtatatatgtttttttttcaaaatgggAGAACTCATGTCGCAAGAGGCGATGACATGAAAAACTTCAATATTATTACAAAACACCACCTGAATTAAACAGCCCGTACTTTGCACTGCAACTAGAAGACCCTTGGAGCCCAAAATAATTTAAATCTGTGGGAACTCTTGAGGTGATATTTTTAGGGAATATGAGCATACAATATATCGATGAAACAGCATATGTTCAAGCTGAACAGGATAGAGCTAATTTAATGTTTCAGGATGAAAAGCAACAGGCTCGTTTTGAGCTTGGTGTTTCTATGATGATTTACAAGTGGGATGCTTTAGATGTTGCCGTAGAAAACAACTGGGGAGGCCCAAACTCTTCTGAGAAGAGGGACTGGGTTACTGGGATTATCGTGGACCTTTTTAAGCATGAAAAAGTAGTTGATGTGGCTTTGATTGAAGAAACATTATTGTATGCAATGgttgatgaatttgaaactaATGTGGAAGACGAATCGGCTTTGCCAATTGCTATGGAGATCATTAACATATACAATGATTGTTTCAACCTAAATTATAATAAGGTGGAAAAATTGTACCTTGAGTGggaagaaaagcaaaaatcaaaacaaCCAAAAAGAGTTGTACATGTTGAgggtgatgatgatgaagatgatgacgacGAAGATGAATACTATGATGAcgacgaagatgaagatatggATGAGATTGTGCCAAACTTGGTGTCATCTAAACTTGAACCAATTGTTGATGACGATGGTTTTGAACTGGTTCAACCAAagggaagaagaaagcaTTAGTATCTATAAACATTGTATATTAAATTAATAGTGTGTCCCTTCTTTCCTTTATCAGTGGGAAAGTTGTTGTGAAGATATAAAATTTGACGATGTTCCGCCAAGAGATGTAGTTGAATACACATTCCAATTTGAGCACTTAGAATGTTCCTTTGATATAAACAGAAAATTATGTAGTGAATTATGACGTCGAGGTTCTTacttttgttgtaatatcATGCTTCATCCGGaatatttttatgttttcttATAACTGGGgaaaatttgttgatttAAGTGGCCGAAAAGAGTATCAATAAAAGATGTAAGGAAAAcacaaaagtaaaaaatcttgtatataaataattATTAGACAGATGGTTTAACTATGTAAGGTgtctattttttcatctttatgGGGTTTGAAAGTGGTGTCTATCTATACAACCCTCTAGAGGTATACTTTAACTGTgcattatcatcaaattcgtTATTATTATAGTTGTCATTATCGCTATTAATGAActtaaattttttaaagaaagaagatgtCATTTccaggaaagaaaatgattcTTTCCTAAAGTTTGCAATCTTGAATAGTCGGATATCGGTTCCAACCCAAATGTTACTCTCGATTATATTGTTCACTAAGCCAGCACTAATTTGATCGTCGAACATATAACTATTCAAATCATCAGCAATGTTTGATGAACTAGCATTTTTATCCCTTTGACCAATTTTTGTATCATCACTGCtatcattattgttattgccACCCCACttccatttgaaaaaagaaaatccgCCATTACTGTTGTTTCCATTACTGTTGGCAGAATTATTGCTATTATTAGATTCAGGGGCAACATGATGAGAATTGGGCCTAGCCCTTATTGAAGAACTATTAGAAATGGTTCTCTCTAAAGTAAtggaagatgaagatgaagatgatctCAAATGCTGGAAGTGATTTTGTGCtgagttttgaaaaaagtaattCATCAGATTACCACTTCCATTACTTTTTGTTCTGTTCAAAGCTGTTGTTGGGGTACCTACACCTGACCCAGCGCTTATTGTTCTCTCTAAGCTGGTTGAGGATTGACCCCTTGATCTTCGAATGTATCCCAAACGGTCTGTCGTTGGTTTTGAAATGGCATTGCCATCACCTTCGTCAATATTAATGTCAAGTAGCGATTCAAAGTGCCTTAATTCATGTGAGGAagtttcttcatatttaaATGACATTTGCGTAAATATGTTAGCCCATGTAACAATATGAAACCACATTTGCAATTTCTCATCGGTATGCATCGACAAAGGCTGGAAAGTTGTCAATCTTCGGACATCCAGCGGCAATCGAGAATGAATCGTGGTCAATATGTCAGATCTAAGAGCTGATAATTTCGATAGAGTTTCGAAATATTGTACTGATTTGATTCTCGGAATTTCAGGGACTTTCAACAGAATTTGTTTGATTACCCGCAAAATAATCTGCAGATAGGTAGTACCAGACCAAACTTCATTAAAGTTCTCATATTTGAGGTTTTTACATTTGTGGGTGAAAGTCAATTGTGTGGGCCATTGAGGTCTATGCGGCCAATATTCCGATTGATTTTGTAAATTCAAATTAGTATCTGATTTAAAATCGATAAACGCAATAACTTGATAATTTTTATCGTGGTCTGTACTTGAAAGGTGTTTGATTGTCCCCGgtgtttcattttttaataaagCAGGATCAAAAAGCAAATAAGGGATTGCAGATTCGTTATCTTGACTCTgatcatcatttttattttggcCTCGACTGTCATTTTGGCCTCGTTGCTGGttctgctgttgttgttgttgctgttgttgttgattcGAAGAATATAGATTAACTTGAGGTAAACCGATTATCTCTTCAAATTGATAGTAATCCTTCCATTGAACTTTCCTATTGAAACCCATTTGCTTCAAGTTCATGACATGCAAAGTTGAATTTGGATTCATGTCCAAAGCCTTGGAAATGGAGTTAATGGAATCATTTATTTGATATGTAATCGACTGATGTCTTGCCATTGCGAATAGCAAATTTTCTGcatcttcaaaatacagggtaaaaaaaattgtgaTTGATCTTAATAATAGCGCCAACAGATCCATCTTAAAACCTGGTGATATCATATATGGCACGTC
The nucleotide sequence above comes from Saccharomyces mikatae IFO 1815 strain IFO1815 genome assembly, chromosome: 12. Encoded proteins:
- the IMD3 gene encoding IMP dehydrogenase IMD3 (similar to Saccharomyces cerevisiae IMD4 (YML056C) and IMD3 (YLR432W); ancestral locus Anc_4.312), producing MAAVRDYKTALEFAKSLPRLDGLSVQELMDSKTRGGLTYNDFLVLPGLVDFPSSEVSLQTKLTKNITLNTPFVSSPMDTVTESEMAIFMALLGGIGFIHHNCAPEDQADMVRRVKNYENGFINNPIVISPTTTVGEAKSMKAKFGFSGFPVTEDGKRNGKLMGIITSRDIQFIEDNSLLVQDVMTKNPVTGAQGITLSEGNEILKKIKKGKLLIVDDKGNLVSMLSRTDLMKNQNYPLASKSATTKQLLCGAAIGTIDADKERLRLLVEAGLDVVILDSSQGNSVFQLNMIKWIRETFPDLEIIAGNVATREQAANLIAAGADGLRIGMGSGSICITQEVMACGRPQGTAVYNVCEFANQFGVPCMADGGVQNIGHITKALALGSSTVMMGGMLAGTTESPGEYFYQDGKRLKAYRGMGSIDAMQKTGTKGNASTSRYFSESDSVLVAQGVSGAVVDKGSIKKFIPYLYNGLQHSCQDIGYKSLTLLKENVQNGKVRFEFRTASAQLEGGVHNLHSYEKRLHN
- the CNA1 gene encoding calcineurin catalytic subunit A (similar to Saccharomyces cerevisiae CNA1 (YLR433C) and CMP2 (YML057W); ancestral locus Anc_4.313); protein product: MSKDLNSSRIRIIKPNDSHIKTEQRKDLTKYALENGKIISTKERPIASVPPITGRIPSDEEVFDSKTGLPNHAFLKEHFFHEGRLSKEQAIKILDMSTASLSKEPNLLQLKAPITICGDIHGQYYDLLKLFEVGGDPGKMDYLFLGDYVDRGAFSFECLIYLYSLKLSNLGRFWMLRGNHECRHLTSYFTFKNEMLHKYDMEVYDACCRSFNALPLAALMNGQYFCVHGGISPELKSVEDVNKVNRFREIPSRGLMCDLLWADPIEEYDSARDGSEFDPSEDEFVPNSLRGCSFAFTFKASCKFLKANGLLSIIRAHEAQDAGYRMYKNNKVTGFPSLITMFSAPNYLDTYHNKAAVLKYEDNVMNIRQFHMSPHPYWLPDFMDVFTWSLPFVGEKVTGMLVSILNICSEEELDPESELQAADKSIKANSEATKEANTSSSEKTSSAILEDETRRKALRNKILAIAKVSRMFSVLREESDKVEYLKTMNAGVLPRGALARGTEGLNETLSTFEKARKEDLINEKLPPSLSEAEQEKIKYYERILSRAERK
- the TSR2 gene encoding Tsr2p (similar to Saccharomyces cerevisiae TSR2 (YLR435W); ancestral locus Anc_4.314) encodes the protein MSIQYIDETAYVQAEQDRANLMFQDEKQQARFELGVSMMIYKWDALDVAVENNWGGPNSSEKRDWVTGIIVDLFKHEKVVDVALIEETLLYAMVDEFETNVEDESALPIAMEIINIYNDCFNLNYNKVEKLYLEWEEKQKSKQPKRVVHVEGDDDEDDDDEDEYYDDDEDEDMDEIVPNLVSSKLEPIVDDDGFELVQPKGRRKH